One region of Kazachstania africana CBS 2517 chromosome 3, complete genome genomic DNA includes:
- the HOT13 gene encoding Hot13p (similar to Saccharomyces cerevisiae HOT13 (YKL084W); ancestral locus Anc_2.640), which produces MQEIFGKPIDNETRCVHWNSENDIIAIKFKCCNKFYPCFQCHEETTDHELEKFNREDDSVKTILCGHCHNEMTFNEYKLLHCKFCQSQFNPYCKLHYDHYFH; this is translated from the coding sequence ATGCAAGAAATATTCGGTAAACCAATAGATAATGAAACGAGATGTGTTCATTGGAattcagaaaatgatataattgcaatcaaattcaaatgcTGCAATAAATTCTATCCATGTTTCCAATGTCATGAAGAGACAACTGATCATGAATTAGAGAAATTTAATAGAGAGGACGATAGCGTCAAAACTATACTATGTGGTCATTGTCATAATGAAATgactttcaatgaatacAAACTTTTGCACTGTAAATTTTGTCAGTCACAGTTTAACCCCTATTGTAAATTACATTACGATCATTACTTCCATTAA
- the SEC11 gene encoding signal peptidase complex catalytic subunit SEC11 (similar to Saccharomyces cerevisiae SEC11 (YIR022W); ancestral locus Anc_2.648) — protein MNLRLELTKLLNLCFVFSSAYMFWQGLSLVANTHSPIVVVLSGSMEPAFQRGDILFLWNRNQASNVGDIVVYEVDGKQIPIVHRVLREHHSANFEKQYLLTKGDNNAANDISLYANKKIYLNKQKDIVGTVKGYFPQLGYVTIWVSENKYAKFALLGLLALSSLVGGE, from the coding sequence ATGAATCTAAGGCTGGAATTGACTAAGTTACTGAACCTATGTTTCGTTTTCTCATCGGCATACATGTTCTGGCAAGGGCTCTCTTTAGTCGCTAACACACACTCCCCAATTGTCGTGGTACTTTCTGGTTCCATGGAGCCTGCTTTCCAAAGAGGTGATATTCTGTTCCTTTGGAACAGAAACCAGGCATCTAATGTGGGTGATATCGTCGTGTATGAAGTGGATGGTAAGCAAATTCCAATTGTCCATAGAGTCTTAAGAGAACATCACAGTGCAAACTTCGAAAAACAGTATCTATTAACTAAAGGTGACAACAATGCAGCCAATGATATATCGTTATATGCGAACAAGAAGATCTATCtaaataaacaaaaagaTATTGTCGGAACCGTTAAGGGCTACTTCCCACAGTTAGGTTACGTAACCATCTGGGTGTCAGAGAACAAGTATGCAAAATTCGCTCTATTGGGTTTACTAGCTCTAAGTTCTCTAGTTGGCGGCGAGTAA
- the ARC19 gene encoding Arc19p (similar to Saccharomyces cerevisiae ARC19 (YKL013C); ancestral locus Anc_2.650) has protein sequence MSQSLRPYLTAVRYSLEAALTLSNFSSQEVERHNRPEVEVSNSSAELLLQPMHISRNENEQVLIETSVNSIRVNIMVKQSDEIEQILVHKFTRFLEQRAEAFYILRRTPIKGYSISFLITNKHTESMKTDKLVDFIIEFMEEVDKEISEMKLFLNARARFVAEAYLGEFVY, from the coding sequence ATGTCACAATCATTACGTCCTTATTTAACGGCCGTTCGTTACTCGCTAGAGGCAGCACTCACATTGAGCAATTTCTCATCTCAAGAAGTTGAAAGACATAATAGACCAGAAGTGGAGGTATCAAATTCAAGTGCAGAGTTGTTATTGCAGCCAATGCATATATCACGTAACGAAAATGAACAGGTACTCATTGAAACAAGTGTGAATTCTATTCGTGTTAATATCATGGTCAAACAATCggatgaaattgaacagATTTTGGTTCACAAATTTACTAGATTTTTAGAACAAAGAGCTGAAGCTTTCTACATATTGAGAAGAACACCAATTAAGGGCTACAGCATATCATTTCTTATCACTAATAAACACACTGAATCCATGAAAACTGATAAATTGGTCGATTTtataattgaatttatgGAAGAAGTcgataaagaaattagtgaaatgaaattatttttaaatgCAAGAGCTAGATTTGTTGCTGAAGCTTATCTGGGTGAATTTGTTTATTAA
- the MDH1 gene encoding malate dehydrogenase MDH1 (similar to Saccharomyces cerevisiae MDH1 (YKL085W); ancestral locus Anc_2.641) — MSLPFLAKRTFSTSIPNLYKVTVLGACGGIGQPLSLLLKLNNKVTDLRLYDIKNAKGVATDLSHIPTASKVNGYSADENSGLANSLDSTDLIVIPAGIPRKPGMTRDDLFNINAKIVHDLAVASAKHAPNAAVLVISNPINSTVPIVAKVLQKNGTYNPKKLFGVTTLDSIRASTFISEIVKTDPTNEKVNIIGGHSGITIIPVLSQTSYYNRLSDDEKTNLINRIQFGGDEVVKAKNGAGSATLSMAYAGSRFANAVLDGFEGKQNVVEASFVDSPLFKDEGIDFFATNVTLGTDGIEKIHDFGELQPEEISLLENCKETLKKNIKKGYEFVESN, encoded by the coding sequence ATGTCTTTACCATTCTTGGCTAAACGTACTTTCTCAACTTCAATCCCAAATCTTTACAAAGTCACCGTCCTTGGTGCATGTGGTGGTATAGGACAACCATTATCTTTACTTTTAAAACTAAACAATAAAGTAACAGATTTAAGATTGTACGATATCAAAAATGCTAAAGGTGTAGCCACAGATTTGTCTCATATTCCTACTGCTTCCAAAGTTAATGGTTATTCAGCCGATGAAAACAGTGGCCTTGCAAACTCCCTAGACAGTACAGATTTAATCGTTATTCCAGCGGGCATACCAAGAAAACCGGGTATGACAAGGGATGATCTATTCAATATTAATGCTAAGATCGTACACGACTTGGCCGTGGCGTCCGCTAAACATGCCCCAAATGCTGCAGTCCTTGTCATTTCAAATCCAATTAATTCAACTGTCCCTATCGTCGCAAAAGTTTTACAAAAGAATGGCACTTACAATCctaaaaaattattcgGGGTCACTACTTTAGATTCAATTAGAGCATCCACTTTCATCTCTGAAATTGTTAAGACAGATCCtactaatgaaaaagttaaTATTATCGGTGGTCATTCGGGAATAACAATCATCCCAGTACTCTCTCAAACTTCATATTATAACCGTCtatctgatgatgaaaagacaAATTTGATCAACAGAATCCAATTTGGCGGGGATGAAGTGGTCAAGGCAAAGAATGGCGCTGGTTCTGCTACTTTATCAATGGCTTACGCAGGTTCAAGATTCGCTAATGCAGTATTAGACGGTTTTGAAGGTAAACAAAACGTCGTTGAAGCCTCATTCGTGGATTCTCCATTATTTAAAGATGAAGGTATCGATTTCTTTGCCACCAATGTTACATTGGGCACTGAtggtattgaaaagattcatGATTTTGGTGAACTTCAACCcgaagaaatttcattgttaGAGAATTGTAAAgaaactttgaagaaaaacatCAAGAAAGGTTACGAATTCGTTGAATCAAATTGA
- the ATP7 gene encoding F1F0 ATP synthase subunit d (similar to Saccharomyces cerevisiae ATP7 (YKL016C); ancestral locus Anc_2.655), whose amino-acid sequence MPSALLAKSASNKLDWAKVISSLKLTGKTATQLSSFKKRNDEARRKLLELEQQPKTVNFDHYKSILNNKDIVSKIESFYNSYKPVTIDISKQISTIQLFEKHALENAKETELLVSQELKTLNETLQNIEEARPFDQLTVDELVKARPEIEEKVEQMVKNGKWEVPGYDEKFGSLNVM is encoded by the coding sequence ATGCCCTCTGCATTATTAGCTAAGTCCGCCTCGAATAAATTGGATTGGGCAAAAgtgatttcttcattgaaattgacCGGTAAGACAGCTACTCAACTGTcaagtttcaaaaagagaaatgatGAAGCTAGAAGAAAGCTATTAGAACTAGAACAACAGCCAAAAACTGTCAATTTCGATCATTATAAAAGTATACTCAATAATAAGGATATTGTGAGCAAAATTGAGTCATTTTATAATTCTTATAAACCTGTCACTATCGACATAAGCAAACAAATTTCTACCattcaattatttgaaaaacacGCCCTAGAAAATGCTAAAGAAACTGAGTTACTCGTATctcaagaattgaaaactttaaaTGAAACActacaaaatattgaagaggCAAGACCTTTTGATCAATTAACCGTGGATGAATTGGTCAAGGCTAGACCtgaaatagaagaaaaagtaGAACAAATGGTAAAGAACGGAAAATGGGAAGTACCTGGCTACGATGAAAAGTTTGGCTCTTTGAACGTGATGTga
- the HCS1 gene encoding ATP-dependent 5'-3' DNA helicase HCS1 (similar to Saccharomyces cerevisiae HCS1 (YKL017C); ancestral locus Anc_2.656) encodes MHKELAESFLQCISHERDQDVEQTVTLLNTLPLKKLVSTGLAINNLTLENIRTGLAGKLYVELAPDNAIDDEINRGDIKVGDIVIIKPSSKNASSSQKKKHSKNQESTNDPDSQCTGVVYRITSQQITVTVDEKEEQNATKLYSYSRLHILKTANTITYKRMESTMRKLQEFDSIPSNKIIQFLLNGATFIPRVSGDTIQFHNPNLNESQRDAIKFSIDNEISIIHGPPGTGKTYTIIEIIQQLVKRGERVLVCGPSNIAVDTILERLAKVLPGNLLLRIGHPARLLEANLSHSLDILSKNSDAGAIVKDIYHEIDRTISSIRKIKSYKERKEAWNEVKLLRKELRVKEKKVIDELILGAKVIVSTLHGSSSKELCNIYNSTEKLFDTLIIDEVSQSMEPQCWIPLISHYKSNMKRLILAGDNKQLPPTVKTEDDVKIQSKLEKTLFDRLVEIYGDQFRKLLNVQYRMNENIMTFSSVQMYDGKLLADDSVRDKLLSDIPGVDANDETNLPLIWYDTQGDDFLESTEEETSTIFQSKFNENEALIAMDHVKKLIESNIPEHAIGIISPYSAQVALLKKTISDKYPTIEISTVDGFQGREKEVIIFSLVRSNEKFEVGFLKDERRLNVAMTRPKKQLCVIGNIETLQRSGNKYLDSWGRWSEENSDIRYPDIGDYL; translated from the coding sequence ATGCATAAGGAATTGGCAGAGTCATTCCTGCAGTGCATATCCCATGAAAGAGACCAAGATGTCGAACAAACTGTTACTCTGCTAAATACGTTACCATTAAAAAAACTTGTCTCCACAGGTTTAGcaatcaataatttgacCTTGGAAAATATAAGAACAGGTCTAGCCGGTAAGCTGTACGTGGAATTGGCTCCTGATAATGCCATTGACGATGAAATTAACAGAGGTGATATCAAGGTAGGtgatattgttattataAAACCATCATCTAAAAATGCGTCATCCtctcaaaagaaaaaacattCAAAGAATCAAGAATCCACCAATGATCCTGATTCCCAATGCACTGGTGTAGTATATCGTATCACATCTCAACAAATCACAGTCACTGTCgatgaaaaggaagaacAAAATGCCACCAAACTATATTCATATTCAAGGTTGCATATTTTGAAGACTGCAAATACAATAACGTACAAGAGAATGGAGTCTACAATGAGaaaattacaagaatttgattcaattccatcaaataaaatcatacaatttttattgaatggaGCAACTTTCATTCCAAGGGTTTCAGGTGACACTATACAGTTCCACAATCctaatttgaatgaatctCAAAGAGACGCCATAAAATTCTCTATcgataatgaaatttcaattattcATGGACCACCTGGTACGGGGAAAACTTACAcaataattgaaattattcaGCAGCTGGTTAAGCGTGGTGAACGAGTCCTTGTATGTGGGCCATCAAATATTGCTGTGGACACAATACTAGAAAGGTTAGCAAAAGTATTACCAGGTAATCTTTTATTAAGAATCGGTCATCCGGCAAGGTTATTAGAGGCTAATCTATCACATTCATTAGATATCTTGAGTAAAAATTCAGATGCTGGTGCCATTGTGAAAGATATTTACCACGAAATTGATAGAACCATATCAAGtattagaaaaatcaagagctataaagaaagaaaagaagcatGGAATGAAGTAAAACTTTTGAGAAAAGAACTAAGAgtgaaagagaagaaagttattgatgaattaattTTAGGTGCAAAAGTTATTGTTTCTACGTTACATGGTTCCAGTAGTAAAGAATTATGCAATATTTATAATTCGACAGAAAAACTATTTGATACTTTGattattgatgaagttTCCCAATCTATGGAACCGCAATGTTGGATTCCTTTAATTTCTCActataaatcaaatatgaaaagattaataTTGGCCGGCGACAATAAACAACTTCCACCAACTGTAAAAACAGAAGATGATGTAAAGATACAATCGAAATTGGAAAAGACTTTATTTGATCGATTAGTAGAAATATATGGTGACCAATTCAGAAAACTTCTTAATGTGCAATATAGaatgaatgaaaatataatgacTTTTTCGTCTGTTCAAATGTATGATGGGAAACTTCTGGCGGATGATTCCGTCCGAGATAAGTTACTTAGTGATATACCAGGAGTTGATGCCAATGATGAAACGAATTTGCCTTTGATATGGTACGATACTCAAGGTGATGACTTTCTTGAAAGCACTGAAGAGGAAACTTCGActatttttcaatcaaaatttaatgaaaatgaagcaTTGATTGCGATGGATCACGTAAAAAAGCTTATAGAGAGTAATATACCAGAGCATGCCATTGGAATTATTTCACCTTATAGTGCCCAAGTAGCACtattaaagaaaacaataaGTGATAAATATCCTACTATTGAAATTTCGACGGTAGATGGGTTCCAAGGGAGAGAGAAAGAAgtgataatattttcattggtcagaagtaatgaaaaatttgaagttggGTTTTTAAAAGATGAAAGAAGATTGAACGTTGCGATGACAAGACCCAAAAAACAATTATGTGTTATTGGtaatattgaaactttACAGAGAAGTGGtaataaatatttagaTTCATGGGGAAGATGGAGTGAAGAGAATAGTGACATTAGATATCCTGATATAGGTGATTATTTATAA
- the PUT3 gene encoding Put3p (similar to Saccharomyces cerevisiae PUT3 (YKL015W); ancestral locus Anc_2.654), whose protein sequence is MHDHDKVIYSENSDTNTQSKIDKTKKQKRQQIACLECRKRHIKCPNGNPCFKCLKNNLKCEYIEPSRKIVISMKYLSNLQDSLVDLKRENVRLQSLISKSGDNNSNNNNNNNNNNNNNGNDNGSCLLPKNDDEDDENESQWILESEDYDINEQEIVSSFAQRSGRILESSAGQTSFVGSSSMTLFGLEIQSLISKYISNKNFRPLPVIKQNVLDNSAIPNSLPIQKIHKISDQSFQILTNSSTLLQVNLPGYSYSMLLIDTFLSYNDGCFYFFNEGMIKNDLKTLFITGNFIFPKDDILQAICFCKILLIFAIGEVYYGLNESKQKDQNLPGLKYFKQASQIFDLLFSTINLEYVTKEGGIETLLLYAFYLQVADSTVSSYFYFGQALRTCLILGLHVDSQSDSIDRFKLEHHRRLWWTVYMFERMLSSKAGLPLSFTDNTISTELPNDFDMSNPPNECEHYIFPKAEYISSCVKIVRVNANILSQLYQRQPKHNILPVLQKIMKNLSSWRNELSDNLQVDFNLNDGNENFRISRFHVNMFTEYFQGINLAIRPLLFHFFSIQMKTFKNEKNKSYLNLSNYSDSMTTLLNYSLQASINTIRSLWALMKDKMVALFGYMDREYLFTSSCTLLLFNATFGIHEQTNKYIDSALVIFAKMKNLGNNPAVLRRAQLLTLMINLDFHGLMKDLIVRHTTEDEFMGTNSADGNSQFDMPINELDVLFNSNSGVNIISSIGEQFNLSKNGNKIIEKNVDQLDPIKNNLDNDELSSILDNLNQKDNKLWKEISDQAMWLGQTMDPTAAAGTEIDFGEFFLDSPFSK, encoded by the coding sequence ATGCATGATCATGATAAGGTTATCTACTCAGAAAATAGTGATACTAATACCCAATCCAAAATTGACAAAAcgaaaaaacaaaagagaCAACAAATTGCATGTTTAGAATGTAGGAAAAGACACATTAAATGTCCTAATGGGAATCCATGTTTCAAATGTTTGAAGAATAATTTAAAATGTGAATATATTGAGCCCTCAAGGAAAATTGTCATTTCTATGAAATACTTATCCAATTTGCAAGATAGTCTAGTCGATCTAAAACGTGAAAACGTCAGATTACAATCACTGATCTCAAAATCAGGTGATAATAAtagcaataataataacaataataataataataataataataatggtaacGATAATGGATCATGTTTATTGccaaaaaatgatgatgaagacgatgaaaatgaatctCAATGGATATTAGAAAGTGAGGATTATGACATAAATGAACAAGAAATAGTTTCGTCCTTTGCACAAAGAAGTGGCAGAATTCTTGAATCTTCTGCCGGTCAAACTTCATTTGTAGgatcttcttcaatgacTTTGTTTGGTTTGGAAATCCAATCACTAATCTCAAAAtacatttcaaataaaaattttagacCACTACCAGTAATTAAACAAAATGTGCTCGACAATAGTGCGATACCAAATTCGTTACCGATACAAAAGATACACAAGATTAGtgatcaaagttttcaaattctgaCTAATTCTTCAACACTTTTACAGGTTAATTTGCCGGGTTATTCATATTCTATGCTTCTGATAGATACATTTCTGTCTTATAATGACGGTTGtttttactttttcaatgaaggcatgataaaaaatgatttaaagACACTGTTTATAACCggaaattttatcttccCAAAGGACGACATCTTACAAGCAATATGCTTTTGTAAAATTCTCCTAATATTTGCTATAGGCGAAGTGTACTATGGTTTAAATGAATCAAAACAAAAGGATCAAAATTTACCTGGGTTGAAGTACTTCAAGCAGGCTTCCCagatttttgatttacTGTTTTCTACAATTAACCTGGAATACGTCACTAAAGAAGGCGGTATAGAAACATTATTGTTGTATGCCTTCTATTTACAAGTAGCAGATTCTACAGTTTCATCTTATTTCTATTTTGGTCAGGCTTTAAGGACTTGTTTGATTTTGGGACTACATGTAGACTCACAGAGTGATTCAATAGATAGATTCAAATTAGAACATCATAGAAGATTATGGTGGACTGTTTATATGTTTGAAAGAATGCTCAGTAGTAAGGCTGGTTTACCATTATCTTTTACTGATAATACAATATCCACTGAATTACCAAATGATTTCGATATGTCTAATCCTCCAAATGAGTGCGAACATTATATCTTTCCTAAAGCAGAATATATCTCAAGTTGTGTTAAAATTGTGAGGGTGAAtgcaaatattttgagtCAATTATACCAACGACAACCGAAACATAACATTTTACCAGTTTTAcaaaagataatgaagaatttgtcATCATGGAGAAATGAATTGAGTGACAACTTACAAGTCGATtttaatttaaatgatgGTAACGAAAATTTCAGAATATCAAGATTTCATGTAAATATGTTTACAGAATATTTCCAGGGAATTAATCTTGCCATTCGACCTTTGttatttcatttcttttcaattcaaatgaaaacattcaagaatgaaaaaaacaaatcGTATCTAAATTTATCGAACTATTCAGATTCAATGAcaacattattgaattacTCATTACAGGCATCGATCAATACAATAAGATCTCTTTGGGCGTTAATGAAAGATAAAATGGTGGCATTGTTTGGATACATGGACAGGGAGTATCTCTTTACGTCGTCGTGcacattattattatttaatgcTACATTTGGTATCCATGAACaaacaaataaatatattgattcCGCACTAGTGATTTTTGcaaagatgaaaaatttaggCAATAACCCTGCTGTATTGAGAAGGGCACAATTACTGACATTGATGATTAATTTGGACTTCCATGGGTTGATGAAAGATTTGATAGTAAGACATACTacagaagatgaatttatGGGTACTAATTCAGCAGATGGAAATTCACAATTCGATATGCCGATTAATGAACTAGATGTACTATTTAATAGTAATAGCGGCGTCAATATTATCAGTAGTATCGGCGAACAATTTAATTTGAGTAAAAATGGCAACAAAAtcatagaaaaaaatgttgaTCAATTGGATCCTATCAAGAATAATCTcgataatgatgaattatcGAGCATTTTAGATAATCTGAATCAAAAGGATAATAAATTGTGGAAAGAGATTTCAGATCAAGCAATGTGGTTAGGTCAGACCATGGACCCCACTGCAGCTGCAGGAACGGAGATTGATTTTGGAGAATTCTTTTTAGATAGTCCATTCAGTAAATAA
- the KAFR0C03940 gene encoding aquaporin family protein, whose translation MSTASSASADLEQQKPEVDLSNVPDNDHALPQDKFNLKNSRFNIGTGDSMTTNMIACYGEFVGTFIFLFCAYVICNVANHSLDLTYPTGQTQFDSHPSQIIMIALGFGFSLMFSVWCFAGVSGGALNPAVSLSLCLARAISPVRCCFHWLGQILGCLAAGGVVNAITPGGAHFVNTLGLDCSRTRGLFLEMFGTAFLCFTVLMTAIEKRETNFMAALPIGICLFIDHLALTGYTGTGVNPARSLGASVGAASFPPYHWIYWVGPLLGAFLGWAVWQILKIVNYEAYIEAEKKQDN comes from the coding sequence ATGTCCACTGCAAGCTCCGCTTCTGCTGATTTAGAACAACAAAAACCTGAAGTTGATTTATCTAATGTTCCTGACAATGATCATGCTTTACCTCAggataaattcaatttaaagaaTTCTCGTTTCAATATCGGTACTGGTGATTCAATGACTACCAACATGATTGCTTGCTATGGTGAATTTGTCGGTACTTtcatcttccttttctgtGCTTACGTCATCTGTAACGTCGCTAACCACAGTTTAGATTTGACTTACCCAACTGGTCAAACTCAATTCGACTCTCACCCATCTCAAATCATCATGATCGCTTTAGGTTTTGGTTTCTCTTTAATGTTCTCTGTTTGGTGTTTTGCTGGCGTTTCTGGTGGTGCCTTGAACCCTGCCGTCTCTTTATCTCTATGTCTAGCAAGAGCAATTTCTCCAGTCAGATGTTGTTTCCACTGGTTAGGTCAAATCTTAGGCTGTTTAGCTGCTGGTGGTGTTGTTAATGCTATCACCCCAGGTGGTGCTCACTTCGTCAACACTTTAGGTTTAGACTGTTCAAGAACTAGAGGTCTTTTCTTAGAAATGTTCGGTACTGCTTTCCTTTGTTTCACCGTCTTAATGACTGCCATTGAAAAGCGTGAAACTAACTTCATGGCCGCTTTACCAATCGGTATCTGTTTATTCATCGACCATTTAGCTTTAACCGGTTACACCGGTACTGGTGTTAACCCAGCCAGATCTCTAGGTGCTTCCGTTGGTGCTGCATCTTTCCCACCATACCACTGGATTTACTGGGTTGGTCCTCTATTGGGTGCCTTCTTAGGTTGGGCCGTCTGgcaaatcttgaaaattgtcAACTACGAAGCTTATATTGAAGCTGAAAAGAAGCAAGACAACTAA
- the SRX1 gene encoding sulfiredoxin (similar to Saccharomyces cerevisiae SRX1 (YKL086W); ancestral locus Anc_2.642): MSLQTSNLKTSQIPLSQIRRPIPPVLDHAKIESMVSTMKGIPMSSMTCSLQDSINCNGQLPPIDVMQIKENDNLYYFAFGGCHRFQAYDKIAMETNNPDILVNCKLIPSTRNQLRLYLGQSVDTLLGN, from the coding sequence ATGTCCCTACAAAcctcaaatttaaaaacgTCACAAATTCCCTTGTCTCAGATAAGAAGGCCTATTCCACCAGTTCTGGATCATGCAAAGATTGAATCCATGGTGTCTACCATGAAGGGAATTCCGATGTCAAGTATGACGTGTTCTTTACAAGATTCAATCAATTGTAATGGTCAATTACCTCCAATAGATGTAATGCAAATCaaggaaaatgataatttgtACTACTTTGCATTCGGTGGTTGTCACAGATTCCAAGCGTACGACAAAATAGCAATGGAAACAAATAACCCTGATATCCTAGTAAATTGTAAATTAATACCATCCACAAGAAACCAACTCAGATTATATCTTGGCCAAAGTGTCGATACTTTATTAGGCAATTGA
- the CCE1 gene encoding cruciform cutting endonuclease (similar to Saccharomyces cerevisiae MRS1 (YIR021W) and CCE1 (YKL011C); ancestral locus Anc_2.647), with protein MTKNTRILQSICNNLNSNALKLLSNLIGSPTGTTKLVKATNIISQLNLLSRLQNNGNRSTIISIDNGISNFAYATFHIGEKIKLNQWNKLQLPSDNTGSLSPEETHNIVEFISKKVINTNDHIDLITLERQRTRTVSSKFISNQIIKVNILEHVLFNHLTSDYYQVQSSDPSRMTKFWCGDLNNSINSKTARIKVAKKFILSNLVSHDFQIDQSKKKIYDWLQLSEQNGNGPRKDDDLADCFLHGLSWSTWFQTHLEIKKMIDDNIHDDIKTLSTLLTDYCIEKSAKQTHLQQKLLQ; from the coding sequence ATGACAAAAAATACAAGAATCCTTCAATCGATTTGTAACAATTTAAACTCAAAtgcattgaaattgttatCTAATTTAATCGGATCGCCGACTGGAACGACAAAGTTGGTTAAAGCCACAAATATCATATCGCAATTAAATCTACTGTCAAGACTACAAAATAATGGTAATCGGAGCACTATCATATCTATAGATAATGGTATCTCCAATTTTGCATATGCAACATTTCATATTGGTGAAAAGATCAAGCTAAACCAATGGAATAAATTACAATTGCCTTCAGATAATACGGGTTCATTATCACCAGAAGAGACTCACAATATAGTTGAATTCATATCGAAGAAAGTAATAAATACGAATGATCACATTGATTTGATTACATTAGAGAGACAAAGAACAAGAACGGTGTCTTCAAAATTCATATCTAACCAAATTATAAAAGTAAATATATTGGAACATGTCCTTTTCAATCATTTGACAAGTGACTACTATCAGGTTCAGTCTTCTGATCCTTCAAGAATGACAAAATTCTGGTGTGGTGACcttaataattcaattaattcGAAAACTGCAAGAATTAAAGTAGCGAAAAAATTcatactttcaaatttagttTCTCATGACTTTCAAATAGATCaatcgaagaaaaaaatttacgACTGGCTCCAATTAAGTGAACAAAACGGTAATGGTCCAagaaaagatgatgatCTTGCCGATTGTTTCCTACATGGTCTCAGTTGGTCAACATGGTTTCAAACTCATttagaaatcaaaaaaatgatagaCGATAATATTCATGACGATATAAAGACACTCTCAACACTATTAACTGACTATTGCATAGAAAAATCCGCCAAACAGACCCATTTGCAGCAGAAGTTATTGCAATAA